A DNA window from Gemmatimonadaceae bacterium contains the following coding sequences:
- the fadI gene encoding acetyl-CoA C-acyltransferase FadI: MPPPIGRRVAIVAGVRTPFARSGTVLKSLSAIDLGRLSVAELIQRTNLSGDAVDALVFGTVVPSVLAPNIAREVSLIPHLPKGVQAYSVSRACASANQAITDAADQIALGHADVVIAGGAESLSNVPILHSRGFSDALVAASRAKSLVSRVQALARIRPRDLIPVTPAIAEPSTGETMGQSAEKMAKINAIPREAQDALALRSHRNAHRGTKDGRLTSEIAPVWIPPRFEQSLASDNGIREDSSLEALAALNPVFDKRYGSVTAGNASPLTDGAAAVLLMSEEHARATGYEPIAFIRSYAYAAVDPGEQLLMAPVLAAPIALARAGLTLRDMDLIEMHEAFAAQVLSNIQGLASREWAARAGFSEPTGDVDESRLNVMGGSIAIGHPFGATGARITTTLCHELARRDGQFGLMTVCAAGGLGFAMVVERP, translated from the coding sequence ATGCCCCCTCCCATCGGCCGCCGTGTCGCCATCGTCGCCGGCGTGCGCACCCCCTTTGCCCGATCGGGGACGGTCCTCAAGTCGCTCTCGGCCATCGACCTGGGCCGCCTCTCGGTGGCCGAGTTGATTCAGCGGACCAATCTCTCCGGCGACGCGGTCGACGCGCTCGTGTTCGGTACTGTCGTCCCGTCGGTCCTCGCCCCCAACATCGCCCGCGAGGTCTCGCTCATCCCGCACCTCCCCAAGGGAGTGCAGGCATACTCGGTGAGCCGTGCCTGCGCCAGCGCCAACCAGGCCATCACCGACGCCGCCGACCAGATCGCGTTAGGCCACGCCGACGTCGTCATTGCCGGCGGCGCCGAGTCACTCTCCAACGTCCCCATCCTCCACTCGCGCGGCTTCTCCGACGCACTCGTCGCCGCGTCGCGCGCCAAGTCATTGGTATCGCGCGTGCAGGCGCTGGCCAGGATCCGCCCCCGCGACCTGATCCCCGTCACACCGGCCATCGCCGAGCCCTCCACCGGCGAGACGATGGGGCAGAGTGCGGAGAAGATGGCCAAGATCAACGCCATCCCGCGTGAGGCACAGGACGCGCTGGCGCTGCGCTCGCACCGCAATGCGCATCGCGGGACGAAGGATGGGCGCCTGACGAGTGAGATTGCTCCCGTCTGGATCCCGCCGCGCTTCGAGCAGTCGCTCGCCAGCGACAACGGGATTCGTGAGGATTCGTCGCTCGAGGCGCTGGCCGCACTCAATCCGGTGTTCGACAAGCGCTACGGGAGCGTGACGGCGGGGAACGCCTCACCGCTCACCGACGGTGCCGCCGCGGTCCTCCTCATGAGCGAGGAGCACGCGAGGGCGACAGGCTACGAACCGATCGCCTTCATTCGCTCGTATGCGTACGCCGCGGTGGATCCGGGGGAGCAGCTCCTCATGGCCCCGGTGCTCGCTGCCCCCATCGCGCTCGCGCGCGCCGGCCTGACGCTGCGCGACATGGACCTCATCGAGATGCACGAGGCCTTTGCGGCGCAGGTCCTGTCGAACATCCAGGGACTTGCCTCGCGCGAGTGGGCGGCGCGCGCCGGCTTCTCCGAGCCCACCGGCGACGTCGACGAGTCGCGCCTCAACGTCATGGGCGGCTCCATTGCCATTGGCCACCCCTTTGGCGCCACCGGTGCTCGCATCACCACGACGCTGTGCCACGAACTCGCCCGCCGCGATGGTCAGTTCGGCCTGATGACCGTCTGCGCCGCCGGCGGGTTGGGCTTCGCCATGGTCGTGGAACGGCCGTGA
- a CDS encoding glycogen-binding domain-containing protein: MMVHDDDFDPFIAEIARELKAPVGIDARFDQRVMSAIEPAVIPITVYRSNGTARPWYRRTFSFSVSQVAGMAAAAALVGVVSMQAMKSGHQAPSPVTVAPGGELAMQPVAKVTRDPNAPVPMQFILVAPEASTVALVGDFSDWDATRFAMERVSPEGAWVITVPLAPGRYEYQFEVDGKLRITDPTRPQTSSDFGSANSVVTVEARN, from the coding sequence GTGATGGTACACGACGACGACTTCGACCCATTCATTGCCGAGATCGCCCGGGAGCTCAAGGCCCCGGTCGGGATCGACGCGCGGTTTGACCAGCGCGTCATGTCGGCAATCGAGCCGGCGGTCATCCCGATCACGGTGTACCGCTCCAACGGCACGGCGCGGCCGTGGTATCGTCGCACCTTCTCCTTCTCGGTGTCGCAGGTCGCGGGGATGGCGGCGGCCGCCGCGCTGGTCGGTGTCGTGTCGATGCAGGCCATGAAGTCCGGGCACCAGGCGCCGTCGCCGGTGACCGTTGCTCCTGGCGGCGAGCTGGCGATGCAACCGGTGGCCAAGGTCACCCGCGATCCCAACGCGCCCGTCCCCATGCAGTTCATCCTCGTCGCACCCGAAGCGTCCACGGTGGCGCTCGTCGGCGATTTCTCCGACTGGGATGCCACGCGCTTCGCGATGGAGCGCGTCTCGCCGGAAGGGGCCTGGGTGATCACCGTCCCGCTGGCGCCGGGGCGTTATGAGTACCAGTTCGAGGTCGACGGCAAGCTGCGCATCACCGATCCCACGCGCCCGCAGACGTCGAGCGACTTCGGCTCGGCCAATTCGGTCGTCACGGTCGAGGCGAGGAACTGA
- the fadJ gene encoding fatty acid oxidation complex subunit alpha FadJ, with protein MSALSLSVEDAIATITFDRPDEPVNKFSQAVKDEFRVVFGQLERDQSIVGAVLLSGKPDSFIAGADIGEFLSWSTAAQAEQASRDGHALLETLEQLRIPVVAAIHGACMGGGLEAALACAYRIVSDHPKTVLALPEVQLGIFPGAGGTQRLPRTVGLQAALDMILSGKNIRARKALQMGLVHEMVHPSILRRIAVQRAREIANGTRDRNPPSRKHDAKALLLDDNAVGRAIVFRQAREMTMAKTRGNYPAPLAALEAVAAGFHYREKGYREEARLFGEMAMTPVSRELIGIFFASTALKKDSGVGDAPVATQPVRKLGILGAGFMGAGIATVAVQQGTLVRLKDADLARVGKGLAAIREVLRDGVAKKRITRLQMEHQLLLAGGTLDYSGFGNVDLVIEAVFEDLHVKQQVVREVEAVIPPHAIVASNTSTIPIARIAEASQRPERVLGMHFFSPVHKMPLLEVIVTPRTARDVTATAVAYGKMLGKTVIVVQDAPGFYVNRILAPYLNEGGRLVDGGAAIDAVDNAILDFGFPVGPITLLDEVGLDIAGKSGAIFIEAFGERLAPSSTLRKVVESGRLGRKGRKGFYLYDAEGKKGGVDESVYAFTPGGAQRVAVPAREIQDRCVLSMVNEAVRCLEEEIIRSPRDGDIGAVFGIGFPPFRGGPFRYIDAVGAGHVVDRLEELNSRFSGRFVPAESLVHMARKGERFHPQGVRSA; from the coding sequence ATGAGCGCGCTATCGCTGAGCGTCGAGGATGCCATCGCCACCATCACCTTCGACCGCCCGGACGAACCCGTCAACAAGTTCTCCCAGGCGGTGAAGGACGAGTTCCGCGTTGTCTTCGGACAGTTGGAGCGCGATCAGTCGATCGTCGGCGCCGTCCTCCTCTCGGGGAAGCCCGATTCGTTCATTGCCGGTGCGGACATCGGCGAGTTCCTCTCATGGAGCACGGCGGCGCAGGCCGAGCAGGCCTCGCGCGATGGTCACGCCCTGCTGGAAACGCTGGAGCAGCTGCGTATCCCCGTCGTTGCGGCGATTCACGGCGCGTGCATGGGGGGCGGGTTGGAAGCGGCGCTCGCCTGTGCCTATCGCATCGTCTCCGATCACCCGAAGACGGTGCTGGCGCTGCCCGAAGTGCAGCTGGGGATCTTTCCCGGCGCCGGCGGCACGCAACGCCTTCCGCGCACGGTGGGGTTGCAAGCGGCGCTCGACATGATCCTCTCGGGGAAGAACATCCGCGCCCGCAAGGCGCTGCAGATGGGATTGGTGCACGAGATGGTGCATCCGTCCATCCTGCGGCGCATCGCCGTGCAGCGCGCGCGCGAGATCGCCAATGGCACGCGCGATCGCAACCCGCCGTCGCGCAAGCACGACGCCAAGGCGCTCCTCCTCGACGACAACGCGGTCGGGCGCGCCATCGTCTTTCGCCAGGCGCGCGAGATGACGATGGCGAAGACGCGCGGGAACTACCCGGCGCCGCTCGCTGCGCTGGAGGCGGTCGCCGCAGGCTTCCACTACCGGGAGAAGGGGTATCGCGAGGAAGCGCGCCTCTTTGGCGAGATGGCGATGACGCCGGTGTCGCGCGAGCTGATCGGGATCTTCTTCGCCTCCACCGCCCTCAAGAAGGACAGTGGCGTGGGCGATGCACCCGTGGCGACGCAGCCGGTCCGCAAGCTCGGCATCCTCGGCGCCGGCTTCATGGGGGCCGGCATTGCGACTGTTGCCGTGCAGCAGGGGACGCTGGTGCGCCTCAAGGACGCCGACCTGGCGCGCGTGGGGAAGGGGCTGGCCGCCATTCGCGAGGTGTTGCGGGACGGCGTCGCGAAGAAGCGCATCACGCGCCTGCAGATGGAACACCAGTTGCTCCTGGCGGGAGGAACGCTCGACTATTCCGGCTTTGGCAATGTAGACCTGGTGATCGAGGCCGTCTTCGAGGACCTGCACGTCAAGCAGCAGGTGGTGCGCGAGGTGGAGGCCGTGATCCCGCCGCACGCGATCGTGGCGTCGAACACCAGCACGATCCCCATCGCCCGCATTGCCGAGGCGTCGCAGCGCCCGGAGCGCGTCCTCGGGATGCACTTCTTCTCCCCCGTGCACAAGATGCCGCTCCTCGAGGTCATCGTGACGCCGCGAACGGCGCGCGACGTGACGGCAACGGCGGTGGCATACGGGAAGATGCTGGGAAAGACCGTCATCGTCGTGCAGGATGCGCCGGGCTTCTACGTCAACCGCATCCTTGCCCCCTACCTCAATGAAGGTGGACGGCTGGTCGACGGCGGCGCCGCCATCGATGCGGTGGACAACGCGATCCTCGACTTCGGCTTCCCCGTTGGCCCGATCACCCTGCTGGATGAGGTCGGGCTCGACATCGCCGGCAAGTCGGGGGCGATCTTCATCGAGGCCTTTGGCGAGCGACTCGCCCCGTCGTCGACGCTGCGCAAGGTGGTCGAGTCCGGGCGACTGGGCCGCAAAGGGCGAAAGGGCTTCTACCTCTACGATGCGGAAGGGAAGAAGGGGGGCGTGGACGAGTCGGTCTACGCCTTCACACCCGGCGGTGCGCAACGCGTCGCGGTCCCGGCGCGGGAAATCCAGGATCGCTGCGTCCTGTCCATGGTGAACGAAGCGGTGCGCTGCCTGGAGGAGGAGATCATCCGTTCGCCGCGCGACGGCGACATCGGCGCGGTCTTCGGGATCGGCTTTCCACCGTTCCGCGGCGGCCCCTTCCGTTACATCGATGCCGTGGGGGCCGGGCACGTCGTCGATCGGCTGGAGGAGCTGAATTCCCGCTTTAGTGGGCGATTTGTCCCGGCCGAGTCGCTGGTGCACATGGCGCGCAAGGGCGAGCGCTTTCACCCGCAGGGAGTTCGTAGCGCCTGA
- a CDS encoding MBL fold metallo-hydrolase, giving the protein MIRIHRHDDVVRLEMSTRRSRTVGVAVSAFLVRGVMIDTGFPGIGDDVERLLSSERLQGVMVTHWHEDHAGNLDRVVRRGIPVAAHADTLARSRAAERIPVYRRWTWGQPLPFSALITPLDVDGLELIATPGHSADHHVVWDRTTGSLFAGDLFIGVKVRVAHHDESPRALVASLRRVLALQPARVFDAHRGLLPDALAALRAKADWTEEIIARVTSMAREGAPPSRIEREVLGARESTDYVSFGEYSRASLVRAILHESSHLAATADVADAPAARAESGAGGGDADRDAGA; this is encoded by the coding sequence ATGATCCGCATACACCGCCACGACGATGTCGTGCGACTCGAGATGTCGACTCGTCGCTCACGCACGGTGGGGGTCGCGGTGAGTGCCTTCCTGGTGCGCGGCGTGATGATCGACACCGGCTTCCCCGGAATAGGGGACGACGTCGAGCGCCTGTTGTCCAGCGAGCGGTTGCAGGGGGTGATGGTCACGCACTGGCACGAGGACCACGCCGGAAACCTCGACCGAGTGGTGCGCCGCGGTATTCCGGTCGCGGCCCACGCCGATACGCTGGCCCGCTCACGTGCCGCCGAGCGGATACCGGTGTACCGGCGGTGGACCTGGGGGCAGCCTCTTCCCTTCTCCGCTCTCATTACCCCGCTCGACGTCGACGGGTTGGAGCTGATTGCGACGCCCGGGCACTCGGCGGATCATCATGTCGTGTGGGATAGGACGACCGGGTCGCTCTTCGCGGGCGACTTGTTCATTGGCGTGAAGGTGCGCGTGGCGCATCACGACGAGTCGCCGCGCGCGCTCGTGGCGTCGCTGCGGCGCGTGCTGGCGTTGCAGCCGGCGCGCGTCTTCGATGCGCACCGCGGGCTCCTTCCCGATGCACTCGCAGCGCTGCGTGCCAAGGCGGACTGGACCGAGGAGATCATTGCGCGGGTGACCTCGATGGCGCGCGAGGGGGCGCCGCCGTCGCGCATCGAGCGCGAGGTGCTGGGCGCGCGCGAATCGACCGACTATGTATCGTTTGGAGAGTACTCGCGCGCCTCGCTGGTGCGCGCCATCCTGCACGAGTCGTCGCACCTGGCGGCCACAGCCGACGTGGCGGACGCACCGGCCGCGCGCGCCGAGAGTGGCGCTGGCGGCGGCGACGCTGACCGCGACGCTGGCGCCTAA
- a CDS encoding RNA polymerase sigma factor — translation MARVLAGDTAAYAILVGRYRAQFARYATRMLGNREDAEEALQDALLRAYRSLAKCDDPARFGSWLFRILANRCRTAGTRRGRRERTFVRDEVALLDAAEEHPEAQNAWREEIHRALMMLEDDQREAFLLKHVEELGYEEMAELTGVGVSALKMRVKRACERLRALLQEVQR, via the coding sequence GTGGCACGGGTTCTCGCGGGTGATACCGCGGCCTACGCCATCCTCGTCGGACGCTACCGGGCACAGTTCGCGCGCTATGCGACGCGAATGCTCGGGAATCGGGAGGATGCGGAGGAGGCGTTGCAGGATGCCTTGCTCCGGGCCTACCGGTCGTTGGCCAAGTGCGATGACCCGGCGCGGTTTGGCTCGTGGCTCTTTCGCATCCTGGCCAATCGCTGTCGGACGGCAGGGACGCGGCGGGGGCGGCGCGAACGGACGTTCGTGCGGGATGAGGTGGCGCTGCTCGATGCCGCGGAGGAGCACCCGGAAGCGCAGAATGCGTGGCGTGAGGAGATCCATCGGGCGCTGATGATGCTCGAGGACGACCAGCGCGAGGCATTCCTGCTCAAGCATGTGGAGGAGCTGGGCTACGAGGAAATGGCGGAACTCACCGGAGTCGGTGTATCCGCGCTCAAGATGCGAGTCAAGCGAGCCTGCGAACGCCTACGGGCGCTGTTGCAGGAGGTGCAACGGTGA
- a CDS encoding GreA/GreB family elongation factor, which produces MLEALKHKLGAEVEKLQHELNVTLPNEIRKAVELGDLRENSEYKAALERQQFVQARLGQLRQRLSKLAQVDMSMIPADRVGLGSRVKVVCQDTQVTESYTLVFGDADHFDDGHVTMSSPIGRALINKAVGEVAFLKLPARTRKLKIIELITIHQAEEL; this is translated from the coding sequence ATGCTCGAAGCCCTCAAGCACAAACTCGGCGCCGAAGTCGAGAAGCTCCAGCACGAGCTCAACGTCACGCTCCCCAACGAGATTCGCAAAGCGGTCGAGCTGGGGGACCTGCGCGAGAACTCCGAGTACAAGGCGGCGCTCGAGCGCCAGCAGTTCGTGCAGGCGCGCCTGGGACAGCTGCGCCAGCGCCTGAGCAAGCTCGCGCAGGTCGACATGTCGATGATCCCGGCCGATCGCGTCGGCCTGGGCTCCAGGGTCAAGGTCGTGTGCCAGGACACGCAGGTCACCGAGTCGTACACCCTCGTCTTCGGCGACGCCGATCACTTCGACGACGGGCACGTGACCATGTCGTCGCCCATCGGGCGTGCGCTCATCAACAAGGCGGTGGGCGAGGTTGCCTTCCTCAAGCTCCCGGCGCGCACGCGCAAGCTCAAGATCATCGAGTTGATCACGATCCATCAGGCCGAGGAGCTGTAG
- a CDS encoding glycerol-3-phosphate dehydrogenase/oxidase, protein MAAALPFAWRSRALGALAASSARSNAHTSAQAFDLLVIGGGIVGCGVARDAALRGLRVALVEKGDFASGTSSRSSRLVHGGVRYLEHGHLHLVFESSRERRRLLRLAPHLVRPLSFTWPVYEGARVAQWKLLAGLTLYDALALFRNVGNHRRLTREAVMAREPALTTVGLVGGATYWDASTDDSRLTLANALGAVAAGAAVVNYTAVTALLHGTGRVTGAIVRDLVGGGDVTVRARCIVSAAGPWTDALQRLELPGPTGRAATTPSDADDAPSRAILGSAGTHIAVARERIGNESAITLVAPSDGRVMFVLPAGEQAIVGTTETPAKAGPDEIRATREEVRYLLDACNANFPAAMLRDVDVISAWAGIRPLAASLADHEAGSASREHTIAEGAEGVLWVTGGKLTTYRAMAEDVVDRACQQLGLEDRPGRPNREVVLPGGAMQSLSATEADARVGVGDEAIAMRLAAAYGCDWRHVWQLTREDPWLRERMDDAHPYTLAEAAYAFSHEMAMTLGDVLLRRTHLAFELRDHGVAAAGRLATRLAPRLGWDAAQVTAELVRYEREVARIFSIGS, encoded by the coding sequence ATGGCGGCCGCGTTGCCGTTCGCCTGGCGGTCGCGCGCGCTCGGCGCCCTCGCGGCGTCGAGCGCGCGGTCCAATGCCCACACCAGTGCGCAAGCATTCGACCTGTTGGTCATTGGCGGCGGGATCGTGGGGTGCGGGGTGGCGCGCGACGCGGCGCTGCGCGGGCTCCGCGTGGCATTGGTGGAGAAGGGCGACTTTGCCAGCGGGACGTCGAGCCGTTCGTCGCGCCTGGTGCACGGCGGGGTGCGCTACCTGGAGCACGGGCACCTGCACCTCGTCTTCGAGTCGAGCCGTGAGCGGCGGCGCCTGTTGCGGCTGGCGCCGCACCTGGTGCGGCCGCTGTCGTTCACCTGGCCGGTGTACGAGGGGGCGCGGGTGGCGCAGTGGAAGCTCCTGGCGGGGCTCACGCTGTACGACGCGCTGGCGCTTTTTCGCAACGTCGGCAATCATCGTCGCCTCACGCGCGAGGCGGTGATGGCGCGGGAACCGGCGCTCACCACGGTGGGGCTCGTGGGCGGCGCCACCTATTGGGACGCGTCGACCGACGACTCGCGCCTAACGCTGGCCAACGCGCTGGGCGCGGTGGCGGCCGGCGCCGCGGTGGTCAACTACACCGCCGTCACCGCACTCCTGCACGGCACCGGACGCGTGACCGGCGCCATCGTACGCGACCTCGTGGGCGGGGGCGACGTGACGGTGCGGGCACGATGCATCGTGAGCGCGGCGGGGCCGTGGACCGATGCGTTGCAGCGGCTGGAGTTGCCAGGGCCAACGGGGCGTGCGGCCACGACGCCGTCCGATGCCGACGACGCACCGTCGCGTGCAATTCTCGGTTCGGCCGGCACGCACATCGCCGTGGCGCGCGAGCGCATCGGGAACGAGTCGGCAATCACCCTCGTGGCGCCGAGCGACGGTCGCGTGATGTTCGTCCTCCCGGCGGGGGAGCAGGCGATTGTCGGGACGACGGAGACGCCGGCGAAGGCAGGCCCCGACGAGATCCGCGCCACGCGCGAGGAGGTGCGCTACCTGCTCGACGCGTGCAACGCGAACTTTCCCGCCGCCATGCTGCGGGACGTCGACGTCATCTCGGCGTGGGCCGGGATTCGCCCGCTGGCCGCATCGCTTGCCGACCACGAGGCGGGGAGCGCGTCGCGCGAGCACACGATTGCGGAGGGGGCGGAAGGGGTGCTGTGGGTCACCGGCGGCAAGCTCACGACGTACCGCGCCATGGCCGAGGACGTGGTCGACCGCGCCTGCCAACAGTTAGGGCTCGAGGACCGCCCCGGGCGCCCCAACCGCGAGGTGGTGCTCCCGGGCGGGGCGATGCAATCGCTCTCGGCGACCGAAGCGGATGCGAGGGTCGGCGTGGGCGACGAGGCGATCGCCATGCGGCTGGCGGCGGCGTACGGGTGCGACTGGCGCCACGTCTGGCAGCTCACGCGCGAGGATCCCTGGTTGCGCGAGCGGATGGACGACGCGCACCCGTACACGCTCGCCGAAGCCGCCTATGCCTTCTCGCACGAGATGGCAATGACGTTAGGCGACGTGCTGCTGCGGCGCACGCACCTCGCGTTCGAGCTGCGCGACCATGGCGTGGCCGCCGCCGGCCGGCTGGCAACGCGACTTGCGCCGCGTCTCGGATGGGACGCGGCGCAGGTGACGGCGGAGCTGGTACGCTACGAGCGCGAGGTCGCGCGGATCTTCTCGATTGGCAGCTGA
- a CDS encoding deoxyhypusine synthase has translation MIKTQKTRRREDKSVASAPAKAGAHAAEGRSLGHKASRIGATVKRASASGPKSSQKKAAEAREKSGKAHTAGAASRFLRGGRIDPRRINGKEKVVDLIDGTYLAYNGGRLREACQLFTEKMIDPSVTIGLTMTGALTPAGLGMAAVIPLIEAGFVDWIISTGANLYHDTHFGLGLAMHRGNPQTSDVMLREEGVVRIYDIFFDYDVLLSTDAFFRAVVQGPEFQRAMSSAEFHWLCGKYVRERERKLGIGQKSLLSAAYKCGVPIYTSSPGDSSIGMNIAALSLDGNKCTIDPNLDVNETASIVLNAKRTGGKSAVCILGGGSPKNFALQTEPQIQEVLGIDEKGHDYFLQITDARPDTGGLSGATPAEAVSWGKIDPDRLPDAVVCYLDSTVALPLLTSYALAKKAKRPLRRLYDQREAMMARLRSEYEKTR, from the coding sequence TTGATCAAGACGCAGAAGACGAGAAGACGAGAAGACAAGAGCGTAGCGAGCGCCCCAGCGAAAGCCGGGGCCCATGCAGCCGAGGGGCGCAGCCTCGGGCACAAGGCGTCGCGCATCGGGGCGACGGTGAAGCGCGCCTCTGCGTCGGGGCCCAAGTCTTCGCAGAAGAAGGCGGCCGAGGCGCGGGAGAAGTCGGGGAAGGCGCACACGGCGGGGGCGGCGTCGCGCTTCCTGCGCGGCGGGCGCATCGATCCGCGCAGGATCAACGGGAAGGAGAAGGTCGTCGACCTCATCGACGGGACGTACCTCGCCTACAACGGCGGGCGGCTCCGCGAGGCGTGCCAGCTCTTCACCGAGAAGATGATCGACCCCTCCGTCACCATCGGCCTCACCATGACCGGTGCGCTCACGCCGGCCGGGCTGGGGATGGCGGCGGTGATCCCGCTCATCGAGGCGGGTTTCGTCGACTGGATCATCTCCACCGGTGCGAATCTCTACCACGACACGCACTTCGGGCTCGGGCTCGCCATGCATCGCGGCAACCCGCAGACCTCGGACGTGATGCTGCGCGAGGAAGGGGTCGTGCGCATCTACGACATCTTCTTCGACTACGACGTCCTCCTCTCCACCGACGCCTTCTTCCGCGCTGTGGTGCAGGGGCCGGAGTTCCAGCGCGCCATGTCGAGCGCCGAGTTCCATTGGCTGTGCGGAAAGTACGTGCGCGAGCGCGAGCGCAAGCTCGGAATCGGGCAGAAGTCGCTGCTGAGCGCCGCCTACAAGTGCGGCGTCCCGATCTACACCTCGTCACCCGGTGATTCGTCGATCGGGATGAACATCGCGGCGCTCTCGCTCGACGGGAACAAGTGCACCATCGACCCCAACCTCGACGTGAACGAGACGGCGTCGATCGTCCTCAACGCCAAGCGTACCGGGGGAAAGAGCGCGGTCTGCATCCTGGGTGGCGGTTCGCCCAAGAACTTCGCGTTGCAGACGGAGCCGCAGATCCAGGAAGTGTTGGGCATCGACGAGAAGGGGCACGACTACTTCCTGCAAATCACCGACGCGCGCCCCGACACCGGGGGGCTGTCAGGTGCAACGCCGGCCGAGGCGGTGAGCTGGGGAAAGATCGACCCCGATCGCCTCCCCGACGCCGTGGTCTGCTACCTCGACTCGACGGTCGCGCTCCCGCTCCTCACGTCGTACGCGTTGGCAAAGAAGGCCAAACGCCCGCTGCGCCGCCTGTATGACCAGCGCGAGGCGATGATGGCGCGCCTGCGCAGCGAGTACGAGAAGACCAGGTAG
- a CDS encoding TIGR00730 family Rossman fold protein translates to MAQRKQQRRRGAQSIDPERLADAGKEALEGLKERTEIGHRAAGRRPPSESSPARTSGAHRVIDDTIRDPLPLTEDAKLLQPVVSGESFTRSDPWRVMRIQSEFVEGFDTLAKVTKGVTIFGSARTGPDDPQYQAALETARLLAEAGFAILTGAGPGIMEAANKGAKLSGAPSIGCNIELPFEQGANPYVDTLINFRYFFVRKTMFIKYSNAFVIFPGGFGTLDELFEALTLIQTGKIYQFPVILFGTHYWAGLIRWLNSRVLVEKKISPGDMDLLLVTDDPEEAAQAVIAAYGAQLSAARARLEEP, encoded by the coding sequence ATGGCCCAGCGTAAGCAACAGCGGCGCCGCGGCGCCCAATCCATCGATCCCGAGCGACTGGCCGACGCCGGCAAGGAAGCGCTGGAGGGATTGAAGGAGCGCACCGAGATTGGCCACCGGGCCGCGGGGCGGCGCCCGCCGTCGGAGTCGTCCCCCGCCCGCACCAGCGGCGCGCACCGCGTCATTGACGACACCATCCGCGACCCGCTCCCGCTCACCGAGGACGCCAAGCTCCTCCAGCCCGTGGTCTCGGGCGAGTCGTTCACGCGCTCCGACCCGTGGCGCGTGATGCGCATCCAGAGCGAGTTCGTCGAGGGCTTCGACACGCTGGCCAAGGTGACGAAGGGGGTCACCATCTTCGGCTCGGCGCGCACCGGCCCCGACGATCCGCAATACCAGGCGGCGCTGGAAACGGCGCGCCTCCTCGCCGAGGCGGGCTTCGCCATCCTCACCGGCGCCGGCCCGGGGATCATGGAGGCGGCCAACAAGGGAGCCAAGCTCTCGGGCGCCCCCTCCATCGGCTGCAACATCGAGCTCCCGTTCGAGCAGGGAGCCAACCCGTACGTCGATACGCTCATCAACTTCCGCTACTTCTTCGTGCGGAAGACGATGTTCATCAAGTACTCGAACGCCTTCGTCATCTTCCCCGGCGGCTTCGGGACGCTGGATGAGCTGTTCGAGGCACTCACCCTGATCCAGACGGGGAAGATCTACCAGTTCCCCGTGATCCTGTTCGGGACACACTACTGGGCCGGGCTCATTCGCTGGCTCAACTCGCGAGTCCTGGTGGAGAAGAAGATCTCGCCCGGCGACATGGACCTGCTACTCGTCACCGACGACCCCGAGGAAGCGGCGCAGGCAGTGATTGCCGCATATGGGGCGCAACTCAGCGCGGCGCGCGCGCGATTGGAGGAACCTTGA
- a CDS encoding carboxypeptidase regulatory-like domain-containing protein, giving the protein MHALVRISLLAGTALVTVGGAASAQTIDGIIVVGADKRPVATTKVALLDRRQNVLDTITTDVFGGFTFTAKKPGKYMLLVRRKGYYPVLTDDFDLLKDETRRDTIYITGKAAETSVRDAIAHDVRRVFNSVSGAGMQRFLGPDDIEEMRSRAFSLGDLIRDGRLAGLQWYNPPSGCLRFSGSSGCAQIFLDGLPVFVRVDAISASDIEAIVALRDMELGVAATTRGNMDNSRYGAVLVYTRRFTVR; this is encoded by the coding sequence ATGCACGCCCTCGTTCGCATTTCCCTTCTGGCAGGTACGGCGCTCGTGACGGTGGGAGGCGCCGCGTCGGCGCAGACCATCGATGGGATCATCGTCGTTGGTGCCGACAAGCGCCCCGTGGCCACCACCAAGGTCGCCCTCCTCGACCGGCGCCAGAACGTCCTCGACACCATCACCACCGACGTCTTCGGCGGCTTCACCTTCACCGCGAAGAAGCCGGGGAAGTACATGCTCCTCGTCAGGCGCAAGGGATACTATCCCGTGCTCACCGACGACTTCGACCTCCTCAAGGACGAGACGCGGCGCGACACCATCTACATCACCGGCAAGGCCGCCGAAACGAGCGTGCGCGACGCGATCGCGCACGACGTGCGGCGCGTCTTCAACTCCGTCTCCGGGGCCGGGATGCAGCGCTTCCTTGGACCCGACGACATCGAGGAGATGCGCTCCCGCGCCTTCTCCCTCGGCGATCTCATTCGCGACGGGCGCCTGGCGGGGCTCCAGTGGTACAACCCACCCAGTGGATGCCTCCGCTTTTCCGGCTCCTCGGGGTGCGCGCAGATCTTCCTCGACGGGCTCCCGGTCTTCGTTCGCGTCGACGCCATCTCGGCCAGCGACATCGAGGCCATAGTCGCGTTGCGCGACATGGAGCTCGGTGTGGCCGCCACCACACGCGGCAACATGGACAACTCGCGCTACGGCGCGGTCCTGGTCTACACCCGCCGCTTCACGGTGCGCTGA